Proteins from a single region of Trichoderma asperellum chromosome 3, complete sequence:
- a CDS encoding uncharacterized protein (EggNog:ENOG41~TransMembrane:1 (o617-636i)), which yields MSLFEFKSLKPFKYPPLSPLKRIFRLVQLLPPKPSIIPGANGTIRIRLIEADVDSGMHYDALSYAWNLGPRYQEPSRQVIVETEQGSYKLYIYPALEIALRYLVSIQMTEYLFIDQISINQRDRSEKSHQVLLMQDIYARCARTIVWLGAPTRESDQYFDLVYEMSQEGILSRLMGPRLSQFMRVFDAVMDPSFPVNEEEREDRDDLLDLIQRFGDRFPLDGFADVLDRNWFSRLWVIQEACLAPSVIFVCGKKALCFDCFRSGALFYNIYNTHWVGQLTGPVPQHVLRQRDALFGKTDGLRRIFQERKAIHQSGIRLGLHDLVLKYNVNDDNKKIGVTLEQDRIFGLLGLAANNDVLRAQVHVDYNSNATQMYSEIAGLLLQESIDVLLFNQHPKKTADLPSWVPDWAMNLTMPVAYSNLKQPTFASGGLTTKEAPVTFQGNHAHLRIKGIAVDEIAEVGTQLYRAQLRPQVAEQVEYRTAKMFFDEVTQFARAAAVANKEQDPSDPENTPELGLLMRLCDSSLSYRHFTQALGLSGGLERLHALHSSIYTLGERLIKSDEIIASYHITRIYQTIGIVPWYLRQMSEMDSLQICAVNPVLAGKIAYEAVKDFITDMAGLLIASARVWFASKYIVFRRRFSKLDLRPSRESVERVGLDPNVSLSPDMNILTSNMLKNMRRKLYRTSAGYVGLGPPEMETGNSLVIFHGGTTPHILKKLDSQCGSDEYQYLGEAYCDGLMDGEIFEDNTKSERMFVLV from the coding sequence ATGTCGCTATTCGAGTTCAAATCGTTGAAGCCTTTCAAGTACCCTCCTTTATCCCCATTGAAGAGAATATTTCGTCTAGTCCAACTTCTCCCGCCAAAGCCTTCTATCATACCCGGCGCTAATGGCACAATTCGAATCAGGCTAATAGAGGCCGATGTTGATTCCGGCATGCACTACGATGCTCTCTCATATGCATGGAATTTGGGACCGCGTTACCAAGAACCGAGTAGACAGGTCATCGTCGAAACAGAACAAGGCTCTTATAAGCTGTATATTTACCCAGCATTGGAGATTGCGCTACGCTATCTCGTCTCCATTCAGATGACGGAGTATCTTTTCATCGACCAAATCAGCATCAACCAGAGAGATCGCAGCGAGAAGAGTCACCAAGTATTGCTTATGCAAGATATTTATGCGCGGTGTGCTCGCACAATTGTCTGGCTAGGTGCCCCAACTCGAGAGTCCGATCAATATTTTGATCTCGTTTATGAAATGTCTCAAGAGGGGATACTAAGCAGACTCATGGGGCCTCGGCTTAGCCAGTTCATGCGCGTTTTCGATGCCGTAATGGATCCATCTTTTCCAGTtaatgaagaagagcgtgAAGATCGAGATGATTTACTGGACTTGATCCAACGATTCGGCGACCGGTTCCCACTAGATGGCTTTGCCGATGTACTTGATCGAAACTGGTTCAGCCGCTTGTGGGTTATCCAAGAGGCTTGTCTGGCTCCATCAGTAATCTTTGTATGCGGCAAAAAAGCTCTTTGCTTCGATTGTTTCCGCTCTGGTGcactcttttataatatatataacaccCACTGGGTAGGACAACTAACCGGCCCAGTGCCTCAACATGTACTTCGTCAGCGAGACGCTCTTTTTGGCAAGACGGATGGACTCAGACGGATATTCCAAGAGCGTAAAGCAATTCACCAATCAGGCATACGACTGGGCTTACATGACCTTGTACTGAAATACAACGTTAATGATGATAATAAGAAAATCGGGGTAACGCTAGAACAAGACCGAATTTTCGGCTTACTGGGACTAGCGGCGAATAATGATGTTCTAAGGGCGCAAGTTCATGTCGACTACAACTCCAATGCCACTCAAATGTATTCTGAAATTGCTGGATTGCTTCTACAAGAGAGCATCGACGTCTTGCTGTTCAACCAGCACCCAAAGAAAACAGCAGATTTGCCCTCGTGGGTGCCAGACTGGGCGATGAATCTTACTATGCCAGTAGCATACTCAAACTTAAAGCAGCCTACCTTTGCTTCTGGAGGGTTGACGACGAAAGAAGCTCCTGTTACATTTCAGGGAAATCATGCCCATCTTCGCATCAAAGGAATCGCTGTGGACGAAATAGCAGAGGTGGGAACACAGCTATATCGCGCACAGCTTCGTCCGCAAGTGGCAGAACAAGTCGAATATCGTACGGCAAAAATGTTTTTCGATGAAGTCACTCAATtcgcaagagcagcagctgtcgCGAATAAAGAACAAGATCCCTCCGACCCTGAGAACACACCGGAACTTGGACTGTTGATGCGCCTGTGCGACTCCAGTCTTTCTTATAGACATTTTACTCAAGCTCTCGGTCTATCTGGTGGTCTTGAGAGACTTCATGCTTTGCACAGTAGTATATACACACTTGGAGAACGACTCATCAAATCGGACGAGATAATTGCGTCGTATCACATCACGCGTATCTATCAAACAATAGGAATCGTTCCTTGGTATTTGAGACAGATGTCTGAGATGGATAGCTTACAAATCTGCGCAGTTAATCCGGTTTTAGCAGGCAAAATTGCTTATGAGGCTGTCAAGGACTTTATCACAGACATGGCTGGCTTGCTCATCGCCTCAGCAAGGGTATGGTTTGCATCAAAGTACATCGTATTTCGTCGCCGTTTTAGCAAATTAGACCTGCGACCTTCTCGCGAGAGCGTTGAAAGGGTTGGGCTCGATCCGAATGTTAGCCTAAGTCCGGATATGAATATTCTCACCTCCAATATGCTCAAAAATATGAGGAGAAAGTTATATCGGACAAGTGCTGGGTATGTAGGTCTAGGGCCGCCAGAAATGGAAACAGGGAACTCCCTTGTCATATTCCACGGGGGCACAACGCCACACattttgaagaagctggattCTCAGTGTGGATCTGACGAGTACCAATACTTGGGCGAGGCGTATTGCGACGGATTGATGGACGGCGAGATTTTTGAAGACAACACGAAGTCTGAGCGAATGTTTGTCCTAGTGTAA
- a CDS encoding uncharacterized protein (SECRETED:SignalP(1-18)~CAZy:GH75), which translates to MLPNVLFGVATFGAAASAFSLPANLKTIYNNHKSGTCSNKLSGTFSGGAVYCGDIPGAIFLKGSSGNYDNMDIDCDGANRSAGACANDPSGQSETAFKDTVKTFGIPDLDANIHPYVVFGNEGGSPSFNPQPSMKPLSVMAVVCNNQVFYGIWGDTNGGTSTGEASLALGKLCFPNEGLSGDNGHDPKDVLFIGFTGSGAVPGKSGANWAAKNTNDFENSIKALGDKLVAGLKA; encoded by the exons ATGTTGCCTAACGTTCTCTTTGGCGTTGCTACATTCGGCGCAGCCGCCTCAGCCTTTTCCCTTCCTGCTAACCTCAAGACAATTTACAACAACCACAAG TCGGGAACATGCTCCAACAAACTCTCGGGAACATTTAGCGGTGGAGCAGTCTACTGTGGTGATATTCCAGGAGCGATCTTCCTCAAAGGAAGCTCGGGAAATTACGATAACATGGATATTGATTGCGACGGTGCCAATAGATCGGCCGGAGCCTGTGCTAACGACCCCAGTGGTCAGAGCGAGACTGCTTTCAAGGATACGGTCAAGACGTTTGGTATTCCCGATCTTGATGCCAACATTCACCCATATGTTGTCTTTGGTAATGAGGGAGGTAGCCCCTCTTTCAACCCCCAGCCTAGCATGAAACCTCTTAGTGTCATGGCTGTTGTATGCAATAACCAAGTC TTCTATGGCATTTGGGGCGATACCAACGGCGGTACTTCGACTGGAGAGGCTTCGCTTGCTCTGGGCAAGCTCTGTTTCCCCAATGAAGGTCTGAGCGGTGATAACGGCCACGATCCCAAAGACGTCTTGTTCATCGGTTTTACTGGTTCCGGAGCAGTGCCCGGCAAGAGTGGTGCGAACTGGGCGGCCAAGAATACCAATGACTTCGAGAACAGCATCAAGGCTCTAGGAGATAAACTTGTTGCCGGACTCAAGGCTTAA
- a CDS encoding uncharacterized protein (EggNog:ENOG41): protein MSEAIPSQRLLNKVCIVTGSSSGLGRAISLAYAQEGAIVVCVDLRPGARQEIKSEQEIETDVLIRQKGGQAMFIKADVSDAVEIEAMVKATVAHYGRIDVLVNNAGISIEAGQKALKIHETPEQWWDMTMSVNTKSVFLATKYVVGQMLRQDKLVSGDRGWIINVSSIFGLVGGKYIPCYAASKGAVANLTRQVAMDYAEDGIHCNAICPGYTATAIFVNTTQIHDAEEIRRRHPLHGIGMPDDVAGAAVFLASSEARWITGAMLPVDGGFTAQ from the exons ATGTCAGAAGCAATTCCGTCCCAGCGCCTGTTGAATAAGGTTTGTATAGTGACTGGATCATCTTCAGGTCTCGGGCGGGCTATTTCTCTGGCATATGCTCAAGAGGGCGCGATTGTTGTCTGTGTCGATTTGAGGCCAGGTGCCCGACAAGAAATAAAATCCGAACAGGAAATAGAAACGGATGTCTTGATTCGACAGAAAGGAGGGCAGGCTATGTTTATAAAAGCAGATGTAAGCGATGCGGTTGAGATTGAGGCCATGGTCAAAGCGACAGTTGCTCATTATGGACGCATCGACGT GTTGGTCAATAACGCCGGCATATCTATTGAGGCAGGACAGAAGGCTCTCAAAATTCATGAGACACCCGAGCAGTGGTGGGATATGACTATGTCCGTGAACACGAAGTCCGTCTTTTTGGCGACTAAATACGTCGTTGGTCAAATGCTGCGCCAAGATAAGCTTGTTTCGGGAGACCGCGGCTGGATCATTAAtgtttcttccatctttgGTTTGGTCGGTGGTAAATACATAC CGTGTTACGCAGCGTCTAAAGGAGCAGTAGCAAACTTAACAAGGCAGGTCGCGATGGACTATGCTGAAGATGGGATTCATTGCAATGCCATCTGCCCTGGAT ATACTGCTACAGCCATTTTTGTCAATACGACCCAAATTCATGACGCAGAAGAGATTCGACGGCGCCACCCGTTGCATGGAATCGGTATGCCGGATGATGTAGCCGGAGCTGCTGTTTTTCTTGCGAGCAGCGAAGCGCGATGGATAACAGGGGCCATGCTTCCTGTCGATGGAGGTTTCACAGCACAATGA
- a CDS encoding uncharacterized protein (EggNog:ENOG41~TransMembrane:2 (o20-38i330-350o)): MITQFSRQSHWLAERPNPKYSMLFKWTMKWIPLVMRIYRAKLYWDKEKDFKGFDIETGAEIRNGWSKEAADYIQVNAPAKYRDFLIPKTEIGCKRRVNDTNYLASLHQGNVNLIYDDPIDEIIPTGVRTQSGKIITAEAIVLANGFETQKPFESLEIFGENGVSIQDHWNLVSEGMPSSYLGTCLSGFPNFFMLMGPNTLSGHLSVIYTTECQINFIIRIIRPILNAIRTELPWLAVRRSDWDIVAVKPSAETQDIESVQEKAKKLVWAIGCTSWFIDENTKRNTIMFPDWQYKFWLRSIFVSWDDFAYRTSTTFRKEVEGAPMRKITSLFAAFGVIIGIGAYLCSEWIVSHSERATQLLKSWIPIR; the protein is encoded by the exons ATGATCACACAATTCTCCCGCCAATCGCATTGGCTAGCTGAGCGCCCAAATCCAAAGTATTCCATGCTGTTCAAGTGGACTATGAAGTGGATTCCTCTGGTCATGCGCATTTACAGAGCAAAGTTGTACTgggacaaggaaaaggatttTAAGGGATTCGATATAGAAACTGGCGCCGAGATTCGCAACGGTTGGTCGAAGGAAGCAGCTGATTATATTCAAGTCAATGCACCCGCAAAATACCGAGATTTCCTTATCCCGAAGACCGAAATTGGATGCAAGAGGCGTGTCAACGACACCAATTATCTTGCCAGTTTACATCAAGGAAACGTCAATCTCATTTACGATGATCCAATTGATGAGATAATACCCACTGGTGTTCGCACACAATCAGGTAAGATTATCACTGCTGAGGCTATTGTTCTTGCCAACGGCTTCGAGACTCAAAAGCCATTTGAATCGCTGGAAATTTTTGGAGAAAATGGTGTCAGCATCCAAGATCAT TGGAATCTAGTAAGCGAAGGGATGCCTTCTTCATATCTTGGAACATGTCTCTCAGGGTTCCCAAACTTCTTTATGCTGATGGGTCCGAATACTTTGAGCGGTCACCTTTCTGTCATTTATACCACAGAATGCCAGATTAACTTCATAATTCGCATTATTAGGCCAATCTTGAATGCAATAAGGACAGAGCTGCCATGGTTGGCAGTAAGAAGGTCTGATTGGGATATCGTCGCCGTCAAGCCTTCCGCAGAGACGCAAGATATCGAATCAGTTCAAGAAAAAGCTAAGAAGCTCGTATGGGCGATAGGGTGCACATCTTGGTTCATCGACGAAAATACTAAGAGAAACACAATAATGTTCCCTGACTGGCAGTATAAATTCTGGCTTAGAAGCATTTTTGTCTCTTGGGATGACTTTGCTTATCGAACATCAACGACGTTTAGAAAAGAGGTCGAAGGAGCGCCGATGAGGAAGATtacttctctttttgctgcgTTTGGCGTTATCATAGGAATTGGAGCTTACTTGTGTAGTGAATGGATTGTCAGCCACTCTGAACGAGCAACACAATTACTCAAAAGTTG GATACCTATTAGATAA
- a CDS encoding uncharacterized protein (EggNog:ENOG41), which translates to MDAPGTAWRAHLSALPLFSQNPSSSSILGSPISIPRAAISGPIFWSLARQDLLCAFISETQTRLDLKDIRLWQNAGLVTDERGSLMPFYISNAADVEEDARSNELVWLLGKIANHIAAGDALNPQHYSLPPGQRPLVGVTQEQLLERWNLLSRELQDWRCSLPASFVPSARTRSTDMVGTFDNSEGHCSLNFEKICLRSPLPFDPLSPLAWTHIDKASARPSAMLEKSVASA; encoded by the exons ATGGATGCACCGGGCACAGCCTGGAGGGCTCATCTTAGCGCACTGCCCTTGTTCAGCCAAAACCCCAGCTCCAGTTCCATTTTGGGCTCTCCCATCTCTATTCCAAGAGCTGCTATCTCAGGTCCGATATTTTGGAGCCTCGCCAGACAAGATTTGCTCTGTGCAT TCATCAGTGAGACGCAAACACGGCTAGATTTAAAAGATATACGTTTGTGGCAAAATGCAGGTCTTGTTACAGATGAGCGTGGATCTCTGATGCCATTTTACATCTCTAATGCCGCTGATGTCGAAGAGGATGCACGGAGTAATGAGCTTGTCTGGCTACTGGGCAAGATTGCGAATCACATCGCCGCCGGTGACGCATTAAACCCACAACATTATTCCCTTCCGCCGGGGCAGCGACCGCTAGTTGGCGTGACTCAAGAGCAGCTACTAGAGAGATGGAATTTGCTTAGTCGGGAGCTTCAAGATTGGCGTTGCAGCCTCCCAGCGAGCTTCGTTCCGAGTGCTCGAACACGTAGTACGGATATGGTGGGGACGTTCGATAATAGCGAAGGACATTGTTCCTTGAATTTCGAGAAGATTTG CCTCAGGAGTCCACTGCCGTTCGATCCTCTGTCTCCGCTCGCCTGGACTCATATCGACAAAGCGAGCGCGAGGCCCTCCGCCATGCTAGAGAAATCTGTGGCATCAGCCTGA
- a CDS encoding uncharacterized protein (EggNog:ENOG41~TransMembrane:2 (o335-351i569-591o)), producing the protein MLPSGSNKGGGVRKRGRYIAYACNRCRAAKVRCNGKQPCSYCVARDPTSCHYRNPRTLHDSNQQEQQRFWGQQIQEEDSRAVCIPAEGASGISVSGYESVKMLLQQQNNKLDAILERVSNVEATQRLQQHEVKGPSSNAPLDCEEPLPVIQSSTSALFCIHVIDDNLKALEEPDLGALQPRGCKPPLTSSFSILHGQIVNKVAADIGEWGDAGISVGSSSSGRTTYSRSTNPLGSLENAELVRLIQKYDDVAGMMYPVVDIAKMLRLVEIDGHLQGLNAAPGSLPLRRSEATILQMMAAIALTAENENGSDLIQSLHDDVLPDVQHIVWNTNTDLHGLILLVLVGIFYYNTHKWRLAWRFLGNVARIVVELGLNRQMVLDRSFPQIETRTQALNVIWSVFVLEQQLRHGLGLSTMTQDLALDSTFPKPVNAPYLDAMIQYLRIANPTTTIIFGRHSTQLTPQEFQEVYSYFQYRLSEWYKNIDCEFQLKAEGKRIEQWNRYLSATLRLRAYVLRIGVARFVLFGKGVIGMPSTDIWSTCVDAAASISSILAAIDADQPQFQSARPESNYFLISGLGILLLAISQNAVLSVAERPLSPETLQSAQQSAILCLNLLRNRAIFSRPSKHLWNRVQSLAIRLNLINSPATSNQGAAAEQPEVINEMGDINSLPLIAELNLESFPSDANFRSSNLSGIAEMSVLPRNNDPPFGMDLDSAYIINELMAGFE; encoded by the exons ATGCTACCATCAGGCAGTAATAAGGGGGGCGGTGTTCGGAAGCGCGGCCGCTACATCGCATACGCGTGTAATCGCTGTCGTGCAGCCAAAGTGCGATGCAACGGAAAGCAGCCATGCTCATACTGCGTGGCAAGAGATCCAACATCTTGCCATTACCGAAATCCGCGTACCCTACATGATTCTAATCAGCAAGAACAACAACGATTTTGGGGCCAACAAATACAAGAGGAAGACTCCCGTGCTGTGTGTATACCGGCAGAAGGCGCCAGCGGGATCAGCGTCTCAGGCTATGAGAGTGTCAAGATGCTGTTACAACAACAGAACAATAAACTTGATGCAATACTTGAGCGCGTCTCCAACGTAGAGGCTACTCAGAGATTGCAACAGCATGAAGTTAAAGGGCCTTCAAGCAATGCGCCATTAGATTGTGAAGAGCCACTTCCGGTGATTCAAAGCTCGACAAGTGCATTATTTTGCATTCACGTCATTGATGACAATCTCAAGGCATTAGAAGAGCCAGATTTAGGAGCTCTGCAACCTAGAGGCTGCAAGCCGCCTTTgacatcttctttctccattTTGCATGGTCAGATTGTTAACAAAGTTGCAGCTGATATTGGCGAGTGGGGGGATGCAGGAATAAGCGTGGGTTCGTCCAGTTCTGGCCGCACGACTTATAGCAGGTCTACGAATCCGCTAGGCAGCTTAGAGAATGCAGAGCTTGTTCGCTTGATTCAAAAATACGATGATGTAGCGGGAATGATGTATCCAGTAGTGGATATAGCGAAGATGCTGCGCTTGGTTGAAATCGATGGCCATCTTCAAGGGCTAAACGCAGCGCCTGGATCTCTCCCTCTAAGACGAAGCGAAGCAACCATTCTTCAGATGATGGCTGCCATTGCTCTCACAGCTGAAAATGAGAATGGTTCAGATCTAATCCAAAGCCTCCACGATGATGTGTTACCGGATGTCCAACATATAGTCTGGAATACAAACACTGATCTCCATGGCTTGATTCTACTAGTACTTGTG GGCATATTCTATTACAATACCCATAAGTGGCGCCTCGCTTGGCGTTTCTTGGGCAATGTGGCGCGAATCGTGGTAGAACTCGGCCTCAATAGACAAATGGTCCTGGATAGATCATTCCCTCAGATAGAGACGCGTACACAAGCACTTAACGTTATATGGTCTGTTTTTGTATTAGAGCAACAACTAAGACATGGATTGGGACTTTCGACTATGACGCAAGACCTAGCTCTGGATTCAACGTTCCCCAAACCA GTTAATGCACCTTACCTGGATGCGATGATTCAGTATCTTAGAATTGCCAACCCTACGACTACAATAATTTTTGGCAGGCATAGTACGCAGTTAACGCCTCAGGAGTTCCAAGAAGTTTACAGCTACTTCCAATACCGCCTTAGTGAGTGGTACAAAAACATTGACTGTGAATTCCAGCTCAAAGCCGAAGGCAAGAGAATTGAGCAATGGAACCGCTATCTTAGTGCTACGCTTCGCCTAAGAGCATACGTCCTTCGAATTGGGGTCGCGAGGTTCGTTCTCTTCGGGAAAGGAGTCATAGGAATGCCATCCACAGATATCTGGTCCACATGCGTCGACGCAGCGGCCTCCATATCATCCATTTTAGCCGCTATAGATGCCGACCAGCCGCAGTTTCAATCTGCGAGACCGGAATCCAATTACTTCCTGATCTCTGGGCTAGGgattctgctgcttgctATTTCTCAAAATGCAGTGCTCTCTGTAGCAGAGCGGCCACTGTCTCCAGAGACACTTCAAAGCGCTCAACAAAGCGCTATTCTCTGTCTTAACCTCTTACGCAATCGTGCAATTTTTTCTCGTCCATCTAAGCACCTTTGGAACAGAGTACAAAGCCTCGCTATACGCTTAAATCTCATAAATAGCCCGGCTACCTCAAACCAGGGCGCGGCGGCAGAACAACCAGAGGTCATAAATGAGATGGGAGACATCAATTCACTACCACTAATAGCAGAGCTAAACTTGGAAAGTTTTCCATCTGATGCAAATTTTCGCTCTTCTAACTTGAGTGGAATAGCAGAGATGTCTGTGCTACCGAGAAATAATGATCCACCGTTTGGTATGGATCTTGACTCTGCGTATATAATTAACGAACTAATGGCGGGCTTTGAATAA
- a CDS encoding uncharacterized protein (EggNog:ENOG41) encodes MRKLLLYQEALDIVRHHCWLIYKPGIYPLAIAQDTCRRCMLQNTQVYLSSLFVLYLTRKIKEGNMAPAVTETVAQVTENPKQKPVASLKEQVQPNLETGHREPLKLSGALDQFKQFEVTPVIGKEFVDVDLAEWLRAPNSDELLRDLAITVSQRGVVFFRKQDNITNDLQKELVQRLGELSGKPATSGLHIHPVNNGARDHGIEDNEISVISSEQAKKIYADRFLKTNKRQSQKSQWHSDITFEPIPSDYALLRLTELPTTGGDTLWASGYELYDRISKPLQGFLDGLTAYYAQPGFKEAADHNGFSLFSTPRGAPENIGDVLEAIHPVIRTNPVTGWKSVFAVGHHVQRIHGLSEDESKHFLDWFVRLIVENHDLQVRNRWQNVNDLAIWDNRSVYHAATPDYINQGLGERTGSRSVSLGEKPYFDPQSLSRREAIALGK; translated from the exons ATGAGAAAGCTATTGCTGTATCAAGAAGCACTGGATATCGTACGCCATCACTGCTGGCTAATATATAAACCGGGTATATATCCCCTAGCCATAGCACAAGATACATGCAGAAGGTGTATGCTACAGAATACCCAAGTCTATCTCAGCTCCCTCTTTGTGTTATACTTaacaagaaaaataaaagagggAAATATGGCACCTGCAGTCACAGAAACCGTGGCTCAAGTCACCGAAAATCCCAAGCAAAAGCCCGTTGCGAGCTTGAAAGAGCAAGTCCAGCCGAATCTGGAGACCGGACATCGTGAACCATTGAAGCTGAGCGGTGCCCTCGATCAGTTCAAACAATTCGAGGTCACTCCAGTTATCGGAAAAGAATTTGTGGACGTTGATCTGGCAGAATGGCTGAGAGCGCCTAACTCAGACGAGCTGCTTAGAGATCTGGCGATTACTG TATCTCAAAGAggtgttgttttctttcGGAAACAAGACAATATTACAAACGACCTCCAAAAAGAACTTGTGCAGCGCCTTGGCGAGCTGTCCGGAAAGCCAGCGACCTCCGGGTTGCATATTCACCCCGTTAACAATGGCGCCCGGGACCATGGTATAGAAGACAACGAAATCAGTGTCATCTCTTCTGAACAAGCCAAAAAGATTTATGCCGACCGATtcttaaaaactaataagcGTCAGAGTCAGAAGTCTCAATGGCACTCTGATATCACATTTGAGCCCATCCCAAGTGATTACGCTCTATTGAGGTTAACAGAGTTGCCCACAACTGGCGGAG ATACACTATGGGCATCTGGATATGAGCTCTATGATCGCATCTCTAAGCCGCTGCAGGGGTTCCTGGATGGTTTAACTGCCTACTACGCACAGCCGGGGTTTAAAGAGGCAGCTGACCACAACGGATTTTCTCTATTTTCCACCCCTCGGGGAGCTCCCGAAAACATCGGCGACGTTCTAGAAGCTATTCATCCCGTGATCCGTACCAATCCTGTTACTGGGTGGAAGAGCGTCTTTGCCGTGGGCCACCATGTTCAGCGTATCCATGGCTTGTCAGAAGATGAATCAAAACATTTCCTCGACTGGTTTGTTCGACTAATCGTTGAGAACCATGATCTACAAGTTCGCAATCGTTGGCAAAATGTGAATGATCTGGCAATTTGGGATAACCGTAGTGTGTACCACGCTGCTACGCCAGATTACATCAATCAAGGGCTTGGTGAGCGGACTGGATCAAGGTCTGTGAGCTTAGGTGAGAAGCCTTACTTTGACCCTCAGAGTTTGAGTCGTCGGGAAGCGATTGCACTTGGAAAATAG